The Terracoccus luteus genome includes a region encoding these proteins:
- a CDS encoding ABC transporter substrate-binding protein codes for MLKKILPVAVSAVAVAALAACGGGGNAAGSGSTGGGAGAGDKALVMGFSQVGAESGWRTANTKNVQDSAKEAGVELKFSDAQQKQENQIKAIRSFIQQKVDVIAFSPVVETGWDTVLLEAKRANIPVILTDRAVDSEDTSLYKTFLGSDFVAEGKKAGEWLVKDSEGQSAVNVVELQGTTGAAPAIDRKEGFAEAIKAAPQIKVVASQTGDFTRSGGKQVMEAFLKSNPDIDVVYAHNDDMGLGAIEAIEAAGKVPGKDIKIITVDAVKDGMTALAEGKINFIVECSPLLGTQLMDLAKKVVAGESVPERVVTEETTFTQEQAKKALPSRKY; via the coding sequence ATGCTCAAGAAGATCCTTCCGGTGGCCGTCAGCGCCGTCGCCGTCGCGGCCCTCGCCGCGTGCGGTGGTGGCGGCAACGCGGCGGGCTCCGGGTCTACCGGCGGCGGGGCCGGCGCAGGCGACAAGGCGCTCGTCATGGGCTTCTCGCAGGTCGGGGCCGAGAGCGGCTGGCGAACCGCCAACACGAAGAACGTGCAGGACTCCGCCAAGGAGGCGGGGGTCGAGCTGAAGTTCTCCGACGCGCAGCAGAAGCAGGAGAACCAGATCAAGGCGATCCGCAGCTTCATCCAGCAGAAGGTCGACGTCATCGCCTTCAGCCCGGTCGTCGAGACGGGTTGGGACACGGTCCTGCTCGAGGCGAAGCGCGCCAACATCCCCGTCATCCTCACCGACCGCGCGGTCGACTCCGAGGACACCTCGCTCTACAAGACCTTCCTCGGCTCCGACTTCGTCGCCGAGGGCAAGAAAGCCGGCGAGTGGCTCGTCAAGGACAGCGAGGGCCAGAGCGCCGTCAACGTCGTCGAGCTGCAGGGCACCACCGGTGCGGCCCCCGCCATCGACCGCAAGGAGGGCTTCGCCGAGGCCATCAAGGCGGCCCCGCAGATCAAGGTGGTCGCCAGCCAGACCGGCGACTTCACCCGCTCGGGCGGCAAGCAGGTCATGGAGGCCTTCCTCAAGAGCAACCCCGACATCGACGTCGTCTACGCCCACAACGACGACATGGGTCTCGGTGCCATCGAGGCCATCGAGGCCGCCGGCAAGGTGCCCGGCAAGGACATCAAGATCATCACGGTCGACGCCGTCAAGGACGGCATGACCGCCCTCGCCGAGGGCAAGATCAACTTCATCGTCGAGTGCAGCCCGCTGCTCGGCACGCAGCTGATGGACCTCGCCAAGAAGGTCGTCGCCGGGGAGTCGGTGCCCGAGCGCGTCGTCACCGAGGAGACGACCTTCACGCAGGAGCAGGCCAAGAAGGCCCTGCCCTCGCGCAAGTACTGA
- a CDS encoding sugar ABC transporter ATP-binding protein produces the protein MSSEQTVTGRPVVEMRGITMEFPGVKALEGVDFRLLPGEVHALMGENGAGKSTLIKVLTGVYTATSGTTTLDGREVAFGGPGAAQDAGVSTVYQEVNLCPNLSVAENVLLGREPRRFGAIDARATRARAAELMARMGLHIDPGSTLAEHPIAVQQLVAIARAVAVDARVLILDEPTSSLDQDEVAELFRIMRHLRDDGVAILFVSHFLEQVYEIADRMTVLRNGRLVGEYRTDELSRLQLVSAMIGRELGALQEVERLADEAADEVRRTPVLEATGLGRRGSVAPFDLRIDEGEVVGLAGLLGSGRTELARLLFGADRPDSGSVTVGGRAVSLRTPRSAIRAGIAFCSEDRKGEGILADLSIRDNLVLAMQAARGWARPIPRRTKDELVEKWVTALDIRPANPDALVGTLSGGNQQKVLLARWLVTEPKLLILDEPTRGIDIGAKAQIQKLVTELAQQGMAVLYISAELEEVARLSHRVVVMKDRAKVAELDGSATPDDILRVVAESTESTERAQSVDSAAAPGARPAPTHDEKVAS, from the coding sequence ATGAGCAGTGAGCAGACGGTGACGGGTCGGCCCGTCGTCGAGATGCGCGGCATCACGATGGAGTTCCCCGGCGTGAAAGCGCTCGAGGGAGTGGACTTCCGGCTGCTGCCGGGCGAGGTGCACGCCCTCATGGGCGAGAACGGCGCCGGCAAGTCGACCCTCATCAAGGTGCTGACCGGCGTCTACACCGCGACGTCCGGCACGACCACCCTGGACGGCCGGGAGGTCGCCTTCGGTGGCCCGGGCGCCGCCCAGGACGCCGGCGTGAGCACGGTGTACCAGGAGGTCAACCTCTGCCCCAACCTGTCGGTGGCCGAGAACGTGCTGCTCGGTCGCGAGCCGCGCCGCTTCGGCGCCATCGACGCGCGGGCGACGCGGGCCCGGGCCGCCGAGCTCATGGCGCGCATGGGTCTGCACATCGACCCGGGCTCGACCCTCGCCGAGCACCCGATCGCCGTGCAGCAGCTCGTTGCCATCGCCCGGGCCGTCGCGGTCGACGCCCGCGTGCTCATCCTCGACGAGCCCACCTCGAGCCTCGACCAGGACGAGGTGGCCGAGCTCTTCCGGATCATGCGCCACCTGCGCGACGACGGCGTCGCCATCCTCTTCGTCTCGCACTTCCTCGAGCAGGTCTACGAGATCGCCGACCGCATGACGGTGCTGCGCAACGGCCGGCTCGTCGGGGAGTACCGCACCGACGAGCTGAGCCGGCTGCAGCTCGTGTCGGCGATGATCGGCCGCGAGCTCGGCGCCCTGCAGGAGGTCGAGCGCCTCGCCGACGAGGCCGCCGACGAGGTGCGGCGCACACCCGTCCTCGAGGCCACGGGCCTCGGGCGGCGTGGCTCGGTGGCCCCGTTCGACCTGCGCATCGACGAGGGCGAGGTCGTCGGGCTGGCCGGCCTGCTCGGCAGCGGGCGCACCGAGCTGGCTCGGCTGCTCTTCGGCGCCGACCGGCCCGACTCGGGCAGCGTGACCGTCGGCGGCAGGGCGGTGTCGCTGCGCACGCCGCGGTCGGCCATCCGGGCCGGCATCGCCTTCTGCTCCGAGGACCGCAAGGGCGAGGGGATCCTCGCCGACCTCAGCATCCGCGACAACCTCGTGCTCGCCATGCAGGCCGCCCGCGGGTGGGCGCGCCCGATCCCACGGCGCACCAAGGACGAGCTCGTCGAGAAGTGGGTCACCGCCCTCGACATCCGGCCCGCCAACCCCGACGCCCTCGTCGGCACGCTCTCCGGCGGCAACCAGCAGAAGGTGCTCCTGGCCCGCTGGCTCGTCACCGAGCCGAAGCTGCTCATCCTCGACGAACCCACCCGTGGCATCGACATCGGGGCCAAGGCCCAGATCCAGAAGCTCGTCACCGAGCTGGCCCAGCAGGGCATGGCGGTGCTCTACATCTCCGCCGAGCTCGAGGAGGTGGCGCGCCTGTCCCACCGGGTGGTCGTCATGAAGGACCGCGCGAAGGTCGCCGAGCTCGACGGCAGCGCCACCCCCGACGACATCCTGCGCGTCGTCGCCGAGAGCACCGAGAGCACCGAGCGCGCCCAGAGCGTCGACAGCGCTGCGGCGCCCGGCGCGCGTCCCGCCCCCACCCACGACGAGAAGGTCGCCTCATGA
- a CDS encoding ABC transporter permease produces MSTVTRSAAPGLGARLRGSRLLWPVLALVALIAANAVANPSFLSLRMQDGALYGSLVDILKNGAPTLLIALGMTLVIATRGIDLSVGAVVAIAAAVACTSIAGADDPGSLGAALTGMGLALALCLVLGLWNGFLVSILGIQPIIATLVLMTAGRGIAMLVTDGQIITVNNDPFREVGAGFLLLPVSIIIAVAALVVVALVTRRTALGLLIESVGINPEASRLAGLRARTIIWTVYVFAALCAGVAGLMISSNVSAADANNAGLWIEMDAILAVVIGGSSLAGGRYSLAGTLIGALIIQTLTTTVYSMGIAPEVTLVFKALVVIAVCLLQAPKVREALGRRRSGARASGSPTGTGATGDSVSADTTDPTDTTQPDAVAPGTQTTTPTDADSTAGDADAKQKVAQS; encoded by the coding sequence ATGAGCACCGTCACCCGATCCGCGGCCCCGGGCCTCGGGGCGCGACTGCGGGGCAGCCGACTGCTGTGGCCCGTTCTCGCCCTCGTCGCCCTCATCGCGGCCAACGCCGTCGCGAACCCCTCGTTCCTCTCCCTGCGCATGCAGGACGGGGCGCTCTACGGAAGCCTCGTCGACATCCTCAAGAACGGCGCGCCGACGCTGCTCATCGCGCTCGGCATGACGCTCGTCATCGCCACCCGCGGCATCGACCTCTCGGTCGGGGCGGTCGTCGCCATCGCCGCGGCCGTCGCATGCACGAGCATCGCGGGGGCCGACGACCCCGGCAGCCTGGGCGCCGCCCTCACCGGGATGGGCCTCGCGCTGGCCCTCTGCCTCGTCCTCGGCCTGTGGAACGGCTTCCTCGTCTCCATCCTCGGCATCCAGCCGATCATCGCCACGCTCGTGCTCATGACCGCCGGCCGCGGCATCGCGATGCTCGTCACCGACGGCCAGATCATCACCGTCAACAACGACCCCTTCCGCGAGGTCGGTGCCGGCTTCCTGCTCCTGCCCGTCTCGATCATCATCGCCGTGGCGGCGCTCGTGGTCGTCGCGCTCGTCACCCGCCGCACCGCCCTCGGCCTGCTCATCGAGTCGGTCGGCATCAACCCCGAGGCCAGCCGCCTCGCCGGCCTCCGGGCGCGCACGATCATCTGGACCGTCTACGTCTTCGCCGCCCTCTGCGCCGGCGTCGCCGGCCTCATGATCAGCTCGAACGTCAGCGCCGCCGACGCCAACAACGCCGGCCTCTGGATCGAGATGGACGCCATCCTCGCCGTCGTCATCGGCGGCTCGTCGCTCGCCGGCGGCCGCTACTCACTGGCGGGCACGCTCATCGGCGCGCTCATCATCCAGACCCTGACGACGACCGTGTACTCCATGGGCATCGCGCCCGAGGTGACCCTCGTCTTCAAGGCGCTCGTCGTCATCGCCGTCTGCCTCCTGCAGGCGCCGAAGGTACGCGAGGCCCTCGGCCGACGGCGGTCGGGCGCCAGGGCGTCCGGCAGCCCCACCGGCACCGGCGCCACGGGTGACAGTGTCAGCGCCGACACGACCGACCCGACCGACACCACGCAGCCGGATGCCGTCGCGCCCGGTACCCAGACCACCACCCCCACCGACGCGGACAGCACCGCCGGCGATGCCGACGCCAAGCAGAAGGTGGCCCAGTCGTGA
- the yjfF gene encoding galactofuranose ABC transporter, permease protein YjfF: MSTSTSTPSPAPASALTPHGAPSARAGHPASSRLARSRRVLPVIATFVLFVLLFGVGSLRYEGFTSGQVVANLFIDNAFLIVLAVGMTFVILTGGIDLSVGAVVALSTMVAAACLRAGLPAPVVILLVLLVGSTLGTVMGLIIQRFELQPFIVTLAGMFLARGLCFVIGVESISIKDPFFRSLATGTIELGGGVVITWSVVIALVVVAVAAWVLHRTRFGRTIYAIGGSESSATLMGLPVARVKVAAYAISGLCASVAGLLFSLYMLSGYGLHGVGMELDAIASVVIGGTLLSGGVGWVVGSVLGVLVLGVIQTLISFEGTLSSWWTKIAIGSLLLVFIVMQRLFMRRGA, encoded by the coding sequence GTGAGCACCTCCACCTCCACACCCAGCCCGGCACCCGCGTCCGCGCTCACGCCCCACGGTGCGCCGAGCGCCCGAGCCGGCCACCCGGCATCCTCGCGGCTGGCCCGCTCACGGCGGGTGCTGCCCGTCATCGCGACCTTCGTGCTGTTCGTGCTGCTGTTCGGCGTGGGTTCGCTGCGGTACGAGGGCTTCACGTCCGGTCAGGTCGTCGCGAACCTCTTCATCGACAACGCCTTCCTCATCGTGCTCGCCGTCGGGATGACCTTCGTCATCCTCACCGGGGGCATCGACCTCTCGGTCGGCGCGGTCGTGGCGCTGTCGACCATGGTGGCCGCCGCGTGCCTGCGCGCCGGGCTGCCCGCACCCGTCGTCATCCTGCTCGTGCTGCTCGTCGGCTCCACGCTCGGGACGGTGATGGGGCTGATCATCCAGCGGTTCGAGCTGCAGCCGTTCATCGTCACGCTGGCCGGCATGTTCCTCGCCCGCGGCCTGTGCTTCGTCATCGGCGTCGAGTCGATCTCGATCAAGGACCCGTTCTTCCGCAGCCTCGCCACCGGCACCATCGAGCTCGGTGGGGGAGTCGTCATCACGTGGAGCGTCGTCATCGCGCTCGTCGTCGTGGCCGTCGCCGCCTGGGTGCTGCACCGCACGCGCTTCGGCCGCACGATCTACGCCATCGGCGGCAGCGAGAGCTCGGCGACGCTCATGGGCCTGCCCGTCGCGCGGGTCAAGGTGGCGGCCTACGCCATCAGCGGGCTCTGCGCCTCGGTCGCCGGCCTGCTCTTCTCGCTGTACATGCTCTCGGGCTACGGCCTGCACGGCGTCGGTATGGAGCTCGACGCCATCGCCTCGGTCGTCATCGGCGGCACCCTGCTGTCGGGCGGCGTCGGCTGGGTGGTGGGCTCCGTGCTCGGCGTGCTCGTCCTGGGTGTCATCCAGACACTCATCTCGTTCGAGGGCACGCTGAGCTCATGGTGGACCAAGATCGCGATCGGAAGCCTGCTGCTCGTCTTCATCGTGATGCAGCGCCTGTTCATGCGGAGGGGCGCGTGA
- a CDS encoding LacI family DNA-binding transcriptional regulator, with product MSDLATRAPVMQDVARLAGVSHQTVSRVINNAPSIRPATRDRVLEAIEQLGYRPNTAARSLVRGRSGTIGIISTESTLFGPTSVHRTVDKAARDSGFSASSVTLASVTRGDFDAAVESLMQHAVEGIVVIAGHDDALEVARSRSAALPFVIVEGDLTRARRSVGVDNVAGARMATQHLLDLGHTEIAHVTGPLDWAESRARSDGWRQAMVDAGLRPLEPITGDWSSASGYAAGRRLAENPDVTAVFTANDQMAIGVLLALHEAGREVPVDVSVVGFDDVPEAAYVIPPLTTVRQDFPAIGRAAIGMLTAAIAGEKLQKPGLIDPALVVRRSTASPRPDR from the coding sequence GTGAGCGACCTCGCCACGCGCGCCCCCGTCATGCAGGACGTCGCCCGGCTGGCCGGCGTCTCGCACCAGACGGTCTCGCGCGTCATCAACAACGCGCCGAGCATCCGGCCCGCGACCCGCGACCGCGTGCTCGAGGCCATCGAGCAGCTGGGCTACCGGCCCAACACGGCCGCCCGCAGCCTCGTGCGCGGTCGCTCGGGCACCATCGGCATCATCTCGACGGAGTCGACCCTGTTCGGGCCGACGAGCGTGCACCGCACGGTCGACAAGGCCGCCCGCGACTCGGGGTTCTCGGCGAGCTCGGTGACGCTCGCGTCGGTGACGCGGGGGGACTTCGACGCCGCGGTCGAGTCGCTCATGCAGCACGCCGTCGAGGGCATCGTCGTCATCGCGGGTCACGACGACGCGCTCGAGGTGGCTCGCTCGCGCAGCGCAGCGTTGCCCTTTGTCATCGTCGAGGGCGACCTCACGCGGGCGCGCCGCTCGGTGGGCGTCGACAACGTCGCCGGAGCCCGCATGGCGACGCAGCACCTGCTCGACCTCGGTCACACCGAGATCGCCCACGTCACGGGGCCGCTCGACTGGGCCGAGTCGCGGGCGCGATCGGACGGCTGGCGCCAGGCCATGGTCGACGCGGGTCTGCGACCGCTCGAGCCGATCACCGGCGACTGGAGCTCGGCGAGCGGCTACGCGGCCGGGCGCCGGCTCGCCGAGAACCCCGACGTGACGGCGGTGTTCACCGCGAACGACCAGATGGCCATCGGCGTCCTGCTCGCGCTGCACGAGGCCGGTCGGGAGGTCCCGGTCGACGTCAGCGTCGTGGGGTTCGACGACGTCCCCGAGGCGGCGTACGTGATCCCGCCGCTGACGACGGTGCGCCAGGACTTCCCGGCCATCGGCCGTGCCGCCATCGGCATGCTCACCGCGGCGATCGCGGGCGAGAAGCTGCAGAAGCCGGGCCTCATCGACCCCGCGCTCGTCGTGCGACGCAGCACGGCGTCGCCCCGACCCGACCGCTGA
- the araB gene encoding ribulokinase, whose product MTTAAPSTTTAQNGRSRDTYVVGVDYGTLSGRALVVRVADGAEVGTAVYEYGHAVVTDRLPTGGPALPPEWALQVPDDYRDVLRHAVPDAVAAAGIDPADVVGIATDFTACTVLPTTGDGVPLCETERFASRPHAWVKLWRHHAAQGQADRINTLAAERGEAWLPRYGGLISSEWEFAKALQVLEEDPEVYEATDHWVEAADWIVWQLCGTYVRNACTAGYKGILQDGAYPTRDFLAALNPDFEGFVDDKLDHPIGALGAVAGRLTAEASRWTGLPEGIAVAVGNVDAHVTAPAAQATEPGQMVAIMGTSTCHVMNSDVLREVPGMCGVVDGGIVDGRWGYEAGQSGVGDIFGWFVKTGVPPEYVTAAGESGVSVHEHLTALAARQEVGEHGLVALDWHSGNRSVLVDHELSGLVVGQTLATRPEDTYRALLESTAFGTRTILETFRESGVPVEELVIAGGLAKNRLLMQIYADVTRLPLSLIGSEQGPALGSAIHAAVAAGCYPDVTTAARHMGRVQRAAFVPDEARAAAYDSLYAEYRTLHDHFGRGGNDVMKRLKGLRREAVARRAETGGAHEAGDPASGSAEVNSTATTSSSDADVARSGERVEVGA is encoded by the coding sequence ATGACGACCGCCGCGCCGAGCACGACCACCGCCCAGAACGGCCGCAGCCGTGACACCTACGTCGTCGGCGTCGACTACGGCACGCTGTCGGGACGGGCTCTCGTCGTCCGGGTCGCCGACGGTGCCGAGGTCGGCACGGCCGTTTACGAGTACGGCCACGCCGTCGTCACCGACCGCCTGCCGACCGGGGGCCCGGCCCTGCCGCCGGAGTGGGCCCTGCAGGTCCCCGACGACTACCGCGACGTGCTGCGCCACGCCGTCCCCGACGCGGTCGCGGCCGCGGGCATCGACCCCGCCGACGTCGTCGGCATCGCCACCGACTTCACGGCCTGCACCGTGCTGCCGACGACGGGTGACGGCGTACCCCTCTGCGAGACGGAGCGGTTCGCGTCGCGGCCGCACGCCTGGGTCAAGCTCTGGCGCCACCACGCCGCCCAGGGTCAGGCCGACCGCATCAACACCCTCGCGGCCGAGCGCGGCGAGGCCTGGCTGCCCCGCTACGGCGGGCTCATCAGCTCGGAGTGGGAGTTCGCCAAGGCGCTCCAGGTGCTCGAGGAGGACCCCGAGGTCTACGAGGCCACGGACCACTGGGTCGAGGCCGCCGACTGGATCGTCTGGCAGCTGTGCGGGACGTACGTCCGCAACGCGTGCACCGCCGGGTACAAGGGGATCCTGCAGGACGGCGCCTACCCCACGCGCGACTTCCTCGCCGCCCTCAACCCCGACTTCGAGGGCTTCGTCGACGACAAGCTCGACCACCCGATCGGCGCGCTGGGCGCCGTCGCCGGACGTCTCACCGCCGAGGCCTCCCGCTGGACGGGCCTGCCGGAGGGCATCGCCGTGGCCGTCGGCAACGTCGACGCACACGTCACCGCCCCCGCCGCGCAGGCCACCGAGCCCGGCCAGATGGTGGCCATCATGGGCACCTCGACCTGCCACGTCATGAACAGCGACGTGCTCCGCGAGGTCCCCGGCATGTGTGGCGTCGTCGACGGGGGCATCGTCGACGGACGCTGGGGCTACGAGGCCGGGCAGTCGGGGGTGGGCGACATCTTCGGCTGGTTCGTCAAGACCGGGGTGCCGCCCGAGTACGTCACTGCTGCAGGGGAGTCCGGTGTCTCGGTGCACGAGCACCTCACGGCGCTGGCGGCGCGTCAGGAGGTCGGCGAGCACGGCCTCGTCGCCCTCGACTGGCACAGCGGCAACAGGTCGGTGCTCGTCGACCACGAGCTGTCCGGGCTCGTCGTCGGGCAGACCCTGGCCACGCGCCCCGAGGACACCTACCGGGCCCTGCTCGAGTCGACGGCCTTCGGCACGCGCACCATCCTCGAGACGTTCCGCGAGAGCGGGGTGCCGGTCGAGGAGCTCGTCATCGCCGGAGGGCTGGCGAAGAACCGCCTCCTCATGCAGATCTACGCCGACGTGACCCGGCTGCCCCTCTCGCTCATCGGGTCCGAGCAGGGCCCCGCCCTCGGGTCGGCCATCCACGCGGCCGTCGCCGCCGGCTGCTACCCCGACGTGACGACGGCGGCCCGCCACATGGGTCGCGTGCAGCGGGCAGCCTTCGTGCCCGACGAGGCACGGGCCGCGGCCTACGACTCGCTCTACGCCGAGTACCGCACGCTGCACGACCACTTCGGTCGCGGCGGAAACGACGTCATGAAGCGCCTCAAGGGTCTGCGTCGTGAGGCGGTGGCCCGCCGTGCGGAGACGGGCGGGGCGCACGAGGCCGGCGACCCGGCATCCGGCTCTGCCGAGGTGAACTCGACTGCCACGACGTCGAGCTCGGATGCCGACGTGGCCAGGTCGGGCGAGCGTGTGGAGGTGGGCGCGTGA
- a CDS encoding L-ribulose-5-phosphate 4-epimerase: MTLTVTADVRETVAGLRRDVARLHGELTRYALVVWTAGNVSARVPGHDLMVIKPSGVSYDDLTPENMVVCDLHGRVVEGEHAPSSDTDAQAYVYREMPHVGGVVHTHSTYATAWASRGEPIPCVLTMMADEFGGAVPVGPFALIGDDSIGRGIVETLRVSRSPAVLMRNHGVFTVGRDARAAVKAAVMCEDVARTVHIARQLGEPLAIGQSDVDSLFDRYQNVYGQR; this comes from the coding sequence GTGACCCTCACCGTCACCGCGGACGTCCGCGAGACCGTCGCCGGCCTGCGGCGCGACGTCGCCCGCCTGCACGGCGAGCTCACCCGCTACGCGCTGGTCGTGTGGACCGCCGGAAACGTCTCGGCCCGGGTGCCGGGGCACGACCTCATGGTCATCAAGCCGAGCGGGGTGTCCTACGACGACCTGACGCCGGAGAACATGGTGGTCTGTGACCTGCACGGGCGGGTCGTCGAGGGGGAGCACGCGCCCTCCAGCGACACCGACGCGCAGGCCTACGTCTACCGGGAGATGCCCCACGTCGGCGGCGTCGTGCACACGCACTCGACGTACGCGACGGCGTGGGCCTCGCGCGGCGAGCCCATCCCGTGCGTGCTGACGATGATGGCCGACGAGTTCGGCGGTGCGGTGCCGGTCGGCCCGTTCGCCCTCATCGGCGACGACTCGATCGGGCGCGGGATCGTCGAGACGCTGCGCGTGAGCCGTTCGCCGGCGGTGCTCATGCGCAACCACGGCGTCTTCACCGTCGGCCGCGACGCCCGGGCCGCCGTCAAGGCCGCCGTCATGTGCGAGGACGTCGCCCGCACCGTGCACATCGCCCGCCAGCTCGGGGAGCCGCTCGCCATCGGGCAGTCCGACGTCGACTCCCTGTTCGACCGCTACCAGAACGTCTACGGCCAGCGCTGA
- the araA gene encoding L-arabinose isomerase yields MTTPGTPSSHAGGSSQRGSLDAPVDSREVWFLTGSQHLYGEETLRQVAEQSQAIAKELDAAGALPARVVWKPILTDSVAIHRVMLDANAADACVGVITWMHTFSPAKMWITGLDALRKPMLHLHTQAGAELPWSSIDMDFMNLNQAAHGDREFGFVGARLGVARKVVAGHVSNPVVVERVAAWARAAVGVTALRTMRLARFGDNMRDVAVTEGDKVEAQLRFGVSVNTYGVNDLAAVVDEVGDGEIDALARDYEQEYAVAPELRRGGERHESLRYGARIELGLRQFLTEGGFTAFTTNFEDLGGLRQLPGLAVQRLMADGYGFGGEGDWKTSVLLRTSKAMAQGRPGGTSFMEDYTYHLVPGEEKILGAHMLEVCPSIAGARPSLEVHPLGIGGREDPVRLRFTAAPGEGVVVGMSDLGGRFRLTLNEIDVVEPDEALPRLPVACAVWEPRPSLSTSTESWLLAGAPHHTVLSTALRTEEYRDLAEMVSTELVVIDADTTPTSLRQELRWSAAYHRLAARL; encoded by the coding sequence ATGACCACACCCGGCACCCCTTCCAGCCACGCGGGCGGCTCGAGCCAGAGGGGTAGCCTCGACGCCCCCGTCGACAGCCGGGAGGTGTGGTTCCTCACCGGCAGCCAGCACCTCTACGGCGAGGAGACGCTGCGCCAGGTCGCCGAGCAGTCGCAGGCCATCGCCAAGGAGCTCGACGCGGCGGGCGCCCTGCCGGCCCGGGTGGTGTGGAAGCCGATCCTCACCGACTCCGTCGCCATCCACCGCGTCATGCTCGACGCCAACGCCGCGGACGCGTGCGTCGGCGTCATCACGTGGATGCACACGTTCTCGCCGGCGAAGATGTGGATCACGGGCCTCGACGCGCTGCGCAAGCCGATGCTGCACCTGCACACGCAGGCCGGCGCCGAGCTGCCGTGGTCGAGCATCGACATGGACTTCATGAACCTCAACCAGGCCGCCCACGGCGACCGGGAGTTCGGCTTCGTCGGGGCGCGGCTCGGGGTGGCCCGCAAGGTCGTCGCCGGACACGTGAGCAACCCGGTGGTCGTCGAGCGGGTCGCCGCGTGGGCCCGGGCCGCCGTCGGGGTGACGGCACTGCGGACGATGCGACTGGCCCGGTTCGGCGACAACATGCGCGACGTCGCCGTCACCGAGGGCGACAAGGTGGAGGCCCAGCTGCGGTTCGGGGTGTCGGTCAACACCTACGGCGTCAACGACCTCGCCGCGGTCGTCGACGAGGTCGGCGACGGCGAGATCGACGCCCTGGCCCGCGACTACGAGCAGGAGTACGCCGTCGCGCCCGAGCTGCGCCGCGGCGGCGAGCGCCACGAGTCGCTGCGCTACGGCGCCCGCATCGAGCTGGGGCTGCGGCAGTTCCTCACCGAGGGCGGCTTCACCGCGTTCACGACGAACTTCGAGGACCTCGGCGGCCTGCGCCAGCTGCCCGGCCTCGCCGTGCAGCGGCTCATGGCCGACGGCTACGGCTTCGGCGGCGAGGGCGACTGGAAGACCTCGGTGCTGCTGCGCACGTCGAAGGCGATGGCGCAGGGCCGCCCCGGTGGGACGAGCTTCATGGAGGACTACACGTACCACCTCGTGCCCGGCGAGGAGAAGATCCTCGGGGCGCACATGCTCGAGGTCTGCCCGAGCATCGCGGGCGCCCGCCCGTCGCTCGAGGTGCACCCCCTCGGCATCGGAGGCCGGGAGGACCCGGTGCGCCTGCGCTTCACGGCCGCGCCCGGTGAGGGCGTCGTCGTGGGCATGAGCGACCTCGGTGGGCGGTTCCGGCTGACGCTCAACGAGATCGACGTCGTCGAGCCCGACGAGGCGCTGCCCCGGCTGCCCGTCGCGTGTGCCGTGTGGGAGCCGCGTCCGTCGCTGTCGACCTCGACGGAGTCGTGGCTGCTCGCCGGCGCCCCTCACCACACCGTGCTCTCGACCGCGCTGCGCACCGAGGAGTACCGCGACCTCGCCGAGATGGTCTCGACCGAGCTCGTGGTCATCGACGCCGACACGACGCCGACGAGCCTGCGCCAGGAGCTGCGCTGGAGCGCCGCCTACCACCGCCTCGCCGCCCGCCTCTGA
- the yidC gene encoding membrane protein insertase YidC, giving the protein MPDLLSPFTSTVAAALAGTHSLAEALGLPPGSAAAWLLALALLVVAVRGALLPLVLRSVRTTHARARATPQLTALTRRYEGRRDLESLQALQRERRDVHAEHGISRWSLAPALLQLPLVYALYRVVSDLAAGHAVGLLDAGLVASAGAASVAGLTVTARLGDAFARDWRSGAVLLGLALLAGALSFATSRWFTLPLTDLSAGPALAANVSALMPWLGLVGILAAAAFVPAGVLVYWVVNNAWTFAQQGLVRRLAPTPGSPAAIRRLGG; this is encoded by the coding sequence ATGCCTGACCTGCTGTCCCCCTTCACGTCCACCGTAGCCGCCGCGCTGGCCGGCACCCATTCGCTCGCCGAGGCGCTCGGGCTGCCGCCCGGGTCCGCGGCGGCCTGGCTGCTCGCCCTCGCCCTGCTCGTCGTCGCGGTGCGCGGCGCCCTGCTGCCGCTCGTGCTCCGGTCGGTGCGCACGACCCACGCGCGGGCCCGAGCCACGCCCCAGCTCACCGCGCTCACCCGCCGCTACGAGGGGCGGCGCGACCTCGAGAGCCTGCAGGCCCTGCAGCGCGAGCGGCGGGACGTCCACGCCGAGCACGGCATCTCGCGGTGGAGCCTCGCCCCGGCGCTGTTGCAGCTGCCGCTCGTGTACGCGCTGTACCGCGTCGTGTCCGACCTCGCCGCGGGTCACGCCGTGGGGCTGCTCGACGCCGGGCTCGTCGCCTCCGCCGGCGCGGCCTCGGTCGCAGGCCTGACGGTGACCGCCCGGCTCGGCGACGCCTTCGCCCGCGACTGGCGCTCGGGGGCGGTGCTGCTCGGGCTCGCCCTCCTCGCCGGGGCGCTCAGCTTCGCCACCTCGCGCTGGTTCACGCTGCCCCTGACCGACCTGTCCGCCGGGCCGGCGCTCGCGGCGAACGTCAGCGCACTCATGCCGTGGCTGGGCCTGGTCGGCATCCTCGCCGCCGCGGCCTTCGTCCCCGCCGGCGTGCTCGTCTACTGGGTCGTCAACAACGCCTGGACCTTCGCCCAGCAGGGCCTGGTCCGGCGCTTGGCCCCGACCCCGGGCTCACCCGCCGCCATCCGTCGCCTCGGGGGCTGA